In Triticum aestivum cultivar Chinese Spring chromosome 5B, IWGSC CS RefSeq v2.1, whole genome shotgun sequence, the following proteins share a genomic window:
- the LOC123111866 gene encoding succinate dehydrogenase subunit 7, mitochondrial: MAQHGFLSSLRSHLRTTPPPSHVQPRRGYHVELGAREKALLEEDVALKRFKSYKNSVKRVSKIGNVLTLVVFAACSYEVVTLATSTQ, from the exons ATGGCCCAGCACGGCTTCCTCTCCTCCCTCCGCTCCCACCTCCGGACCACGCCGCCGCCGTCTCATGTCCAGCCCCGCCGCGGGTACCACGTCGAGCTCGGCGCACGGGAGAAAGCG CTTTTAGAGGAAGATGTTGCTTTGAAGAGGTTCAAATCATACAAGAACAGTGTCAAACGGGTCTCGAAAATCGGGAATGTTCTCACTCTCGTTGTCTTTGCTG CCTGCAGCTATGAGGTCGTTACACTGGCAACAAGCACCCAATGA